A DNA window from Halomicrobium mukohataei DSM 12286 contains the following coding sequences:
- a CDS encoding alkaline phosphatase family protein, with the protein MKETKELIREVFNSFWFGATSRWPVGTNIYEHEWDVLVILDACRVDALKSIENEYSWLNGTDEIWSVGSSSHEWMANTFRKEYLKDIRGTGLITSNPFASRVFDDRNHPPHDYTTLFDIASWNTVERQDFGSTEWCFGHSHEFEDSFSPPPAEHMTERGVIAGREQNLERLIIHYFQPHRPYIHNAVKDGTLSDINKYPYDSCRSGVITRSELWDRYLDNLRYVLDNVGVLLQNIDAEKVVISADHGELLGELGEFGHPEGVPHPKLKKVPWVTTTGKDNKTITPKNNIQINNRPVEEQLENLGYL; encoded by the coding sequence ATGAAAGAGACGAAAGAACTTATCAGGGAAGTGTTCAATTCCTTTTGGTTTGGGGCCACAAGTAGGTGGCCAGTAGGAACAAATATATATGAGCATGAATGGGACGTGTTAGTTATCCTTGATGCGTGTCGAGTTGATGCGCTTAAGTCGATTGAAAATGAATACAGTTGGTTAAACGGTACTGACGAGATCTGGTCAGTCGGTAGTTCTTCTCATGAATGGATGGCCAATACTTTCAGAAAAGAATATTTAAAAGATATTCGTGGTACTGGACTTATTACATCCAACCCATTTGCAAGCCGCGTTTTCGACGATAGGAACCACCCTCCACATGACTATACCACTCTGTTTGATATTGCATCATGGAATACGGTTGAGAGGCAAGACTTTGGCTCTACAGAATGGTGTTTTGGCCATTCACATGAGTTTGAGGATAGTTTTTCCCCTCCACCCGCGGAACACATGACTGAAAGAGGTGTAATAGCAGGAAGAGAACAGAATCTGGAACGGTTGATTATTCACTATTTTCAACCCCATCGTCCGTATATTCATAATGCTGTAAAGGATGGTACACTAAGCGATATTAATAAGTACCCATACGACTCATGCCGGAGCGGTGTGATCACTCGTTCCGAATTGTGGGATAGATATCTCGATAATCTTAGGTATGTCCTCGACAATGTTGGAGTCTTACTCCAAAATATCGATGCTGAAAAAGTAGTTATAAGTGCGGATCATGGTGAGTTATTGGGAGAGCTTGGTGAATTTGGTCATCCAGAAGGAGTACCCCATCCGAAATTGAAGAAGGTCCCCTGGGTAACAACAACTGGAAAAGATAATAAAACGATAACACCAAAAAACAATATTCAGATAAATAATAGGCCGGTTGAAGAACAGTTGGAAAACCTAGGATACTTATGA
- a CDS encoding sulfatase-like hydrolase/transferase — protein sequence MTNILLIVMDSVRAKNTSLHGYKRETTPYLKQFANGATTYQEAKAPGVDSATSHTSIFTGYDVPQHQVVSGEDTLKTGHSAWEYLTKDGFETALFTPNPFFSDRDIGLGEGFDKKFFGKDYDLPFRRGLNPRKYTNKGDERWIDFLYDSIREIRPLSSIGNGLVMKADEISPLLIEPHYNDRPASIFASEFTKWVKDQSEPWAACINFMDAHTPFFPKRKFDNWSERYHWKIQDKINPPWDFISKEESSWKFEALTPLYDASISQIDSSIGRIINHLKKEGKYDDTLIIVTSDHGEAFNDQSRVKPELNLVHHSIGIHESLLHVPLVIKYPHQNEERHVHKPVSLTDLYKLIKYPGDDIGMVDRLLDESPIISAMPSYQTRSDGMIDRLETHAPNASTYKGWAYAIYEQNGDGIRKHIQWENRSALVKIDGTYSFRDGHPDKQILEHATKLQDADVARKQTNEVTADIESRLTNLGYR from the coding sequence ATGACGAACATATTGTTAATTGTGATGGACAGTGTACGAGCGAAGAATACCTCATTACACGGATATAAGAGAGAGACAACTCCTTATCTTAAACAATTCGCTAATGGAGCAACTACCTATCAAGAGGCTAAAGCTCCTGGAGTGGATAGTGCGACATCTCATACATCCATATTTACTGGTTACGATGTCCCACAACATCAAGTTGTATCGGGTGAAGATACACTCAAAACGGGCCATTCCGCGTGGGAATATCTTACGAAGGATGGCTTTGAGACTGCGCTTTTTACGCCAAACCCATTTTTTTCCGATAGAGATATCGGTCTTGGAGAAGGGTTCGATAAGAAGTTCTTCGGAAAAGACTACGACTTGCCGTTTAGGCGGGGACTTAATCCAAGGAAATACACAAATAAAGGTGACGAGAGATGGATAGATTTCCTATATGATTCTATAAGAGAGATTCGGCCACTATCTTCGATAGGTAACGGATTAGTGATGAAAGCAGATGAAATTTCCCCACTTCTTATTGAACCGCACTATAATGATCGGCCAGCGAGTATCTTTGCATCTGAATTTACTAAATGGGTTAAGGACCAATCGGAACCGTGGGCCGCTTGCATAAACTTCATGGATGCACATACACCGTTTTTCCCAAAAAGAAAATTTGATAATTGGTCTGAAAGATACCACTGGAAGATTCAAGACAAGATAAATCCGCCATGGGATTTTATTTCTAAGGAAGAATCCTCCTGGAAATTTGAAGCACTAACTCCCCTCTATGATGCCAGCATAAGTCAGATAGACAGCTCAATTGGAAGAATAATAAATCATCTTAAAAAGGAGGGAAAGTATGATGATACCCTTATTATCGTGACTTCCGATCATGGGGAGGCATTCAACGATCAAAGCCGAGTCAAACCCGAGCTTAACCTAGTTCACCATAGTATCGGTATTCATGAGAGTTTACTTCACGTTCCACTTGTTATTAAATACCCACACCAAAATGAGGAAAGACACGTACACAAGCCAGTATCATTGACTGACTTATATAAATTAATTAAATATCCCGGAGACGATATTGGGATGGTTGATAGGCTACTAGATGAATCACCAATAATTTCAGCGATGCCTAGCTATCAGACTCGGTCTGATGGTATGATTGACAGGCTAGAAACACACGCACCAAACGCATCAACTTATAAAGGTTGGGCATACGCAATCTATGAGCAAAATGGTGATGGAATTAGAAAACATATCCAATGGGAAAACAGATCTGCTCTTGTAAAAATAGATGGCACGTATTCTTTTCGTGATGGACATCCAGACAAACAGATTCTCGAACATGCTACCAAACTTCAAGATGCTGATGTGGCGAGAAAACAAACTAACGAAGTTACTGCGGACATCGAATCACGTTTAACAAACCTTGGATACAGATAA
- a CDS encoding flippase yields the protein MSDNRNSYLATILEGVGVYTIGKVLSKLTYFIINLLLTSLLGASLYGVFSFVKTIINFSYRIGNLGTHKSILRFIPMYRSKKDRDWIFTVSLAINIFSSISISVLLYTSAPAINEISINHDFGTACIRIFSAYLPFHMITNLFIDFSRSLKKPMLQAKIQHIIVPSSRLLAVGVAFMISGSLLDVVYLWMFSGVLSFLVAVFILGSHSGVSLSTTSDKASIKKFLNISLPLTFTEIGSLLTKRVDILLIGYYLTSEVVGVYNIAAVLSDILTLPLTAVNQLFPAVSSDLYQQGDLDELENVYRAVTRWAFTLSLWMGAGLIVFRSDILGLFGQDFIIGKTVLLLFVIGQVLNASAGPSGYLLAMSGNQYVTLANQVILAILNLSFNIILIPRVGFVGAAIATAAVLGLVNMIRVVEIWVLEGVHPYSREYYKPVVSFLATVVSLIIIRSILPLFVSMIVGAIIGTIIFYSIIYSLGINELDKELIIKLS from the coding sequence ATGAGTGATAATAGAAATAGCTATTTGGCAACAATACTTGAAGGAGTAGGAGTGTATACAATTGGGAAGGTACTATCAAAACTTACATATTTTATAATTAATCTCCTCCTAACTAGTCTTTTGGGTGCATCTTTGTATGGAGTGTTTTCATTTGTGAAAACCATAATCAATTTTTCTTATCGAATAGGCAATCTCGGCACACATAAATCGATCCTTCGTTTCATCCCCATGTATAGATCGAAAAAGGACCGGGACTGGATTTTCACTGTGTCACTGGCCATAAATATTTTTTCAAGTATATCAATATCAGTTTTATTATACACTTCCGCTCCAGCCATCAATGAAATATCAATAAATCATGATTTTGGGACTGCCTGTATAAGAATATTCTCAGCTTATTTACCATTCCATATGATTACAAATTTATTTATTGACTTTTCGCGCAGTCTCAAGAAACCCATGCTACAGGCAAAAATTCAACATATTATTGTTCCTAGCTCCCGCCTTTTAGCTGTAGGAGTTGCTTTTATGATCTCTGGTTCATTATTAGATGTAGTTTATTTATGGATGTTTTCAGGAGTATTAAGTTTCTTAGTAGCGGTCTTCATTCTGGGGAGTCATTCCGGGGTTTCTTTATCAACTACATCGGACAAAGCCTCAATAAAAAAGTTCCTCAACATATCACTTCCATTGACATTCACAGAGATTGGATCTCTCCTTACGAAGCGTGTTGATATTCTTCTTATTGGGTACTATCTAACTAGTGAAGTTGTTGGCGTGTATAATATCGCTGCAGTATTAAGTGATATATTAACTCTTCCGCTTACGGCGGTGAATCAATTATTTCCCGCTGTTTCTTCTGATCTTTATCAGCAAGGAGATCTTGATGAACTGGAGAATGTCTATAGAGCAGTCACTCGTTGGGCATTCACACTATCATTGTGGATGGGTGCCGGGCTAATAGTATTCCGTAGTGATATCCTTGGATTGTTCGGCCAGGATTTTATAATTGGTAAAACAGTACTTCTTCTGTTTGTTATTGGTCAGGTACTGAATGCTTCCGCAGGACCAAGCGGATACTTACTTGCAATGAGTGGGAATCAATATGTTACCTTAGCTAACCAGGTCATATTAGCAATTCTTAACTTGTCATTTAATATAATTCTAATCCCAAGAGTTGGTTTTGTTGGTGCAGCAATTGCTACAGCAGCAGTTCTTGGACTTGTTAATATGATACGTGTTGTAGAAATATGGGTGTTAGAGGGGGTCCACCCATACTCAAGAGAATATTATAAACCGGTGGTTTCGTTTTTAGCGACGGTAGTATCTCTTATTATTATTCGAAGTATTCTACCATTATTTGTCTCAATGA